A genomic region of Rhodothermales bacterium contains the following coding sequences:
- a CDS encoding phosphomannose isomerase type II C-terminal cupin domain has protein sequence MSASTPLDADDRPWGRWEEYLNEPGYRVKRIIVHPGQRLSLQKHHKRSEHWAIAIGTGLFTLDDSVTRVNPGDALFIPLGGVHRIQNDGDENLIIIETQLGVCDEDDIVRLEDDYGRE, from the coding sequence ATGAGCGCATCGACTCCGCTCGACGCCGACGACCGCCCGTGGGGTCGTTGGGAAGAGTATCTCAACGAACCCGGCTACCGCGTCAAGCGCATCATCGTGCACCCCGGCCAGCGGCTGAGTTTGCAGAAGCACCACAAGCGCAGCGAGCATTGGGCGATTGCGATCGGCACCGGGCTGTTCACGCTGGACGACTCCGTGACCCGGGTCAATCCGGGCGATGCGCTCTTCATTCCCCTGGGCGGTGTGCACCGTATCCAGAATGACGGCGATGAGAACCTCATCATCATCGAGACGCAGCTGGGCGTGTGTGATGAGGATGACATTGTGCGGCTTGAGGACGACTACGGGCGGGAATAG
- a CDS encoding Na+/H+ antiporter NhaC family protein, producing MTTRLLSLALVVFMALPASAQVHSFSAPETALPGVSFEVRAIVYDSLWPGGFSVEVGGQEFPLSYDASEGDWVATVTAAEPGSVHLLRQGSPVASLPFRMIPGWLSILPPLIAIGVALVSKRVIPSLFAGVWVGAVFAASLSVGGVWQGLLDTVDTYVLEAMTDADRASIILFSLLIGGMVGIVSRNGGMQGIVNRIVGWASNPKRGQTATAGLGLAIFFDDYANTLVVGNTMRPVTDRLRISREKLAYIVDSTAAPVACLALVTTWIGYEVGLIGDVLARIPEIQESPYGMFLGSIPYSFYPLLAIFFVFVVARGGRDFGPMLKAETRARTTGQVLDPDAQIDSEAVEGKDVQPDPDKPTRMINAVLPVATLVFGVLIGLYVTGYEEGRSLREIIGESDSYISLLWASLLSVLVAGGLSIGQRILTLAQTVEAWYAGLKSMLFAMMILILAWALSEVTTDLHTAGYLVSVLGDSLAPQLVPLIVFVLAAATAFATGSSWGAMGILLPLVVPLAWAVMSINGMTDSSDYHILYSTVSCVLAGSVWGDHCSPISDTTILSSMASGCDHIDHVRTQLPYAGAVGAVAILLGTLPAGYGMPPWIGLVLGAGLLVALMRFVGKPVPEIPA from the coding sequence ATGACGACACGACTGCTTTCCCTCGCGCTGGTGGTGTTCATGGCCCTGCCGGCCTCGGCACAGGTTCACTCCTTCTCGGCTCCGGAGACTGCGTTGCCGGGGGTCTCGTTTGAGGTCCGCGCCATTGTCTACGATTCGTTGTGGCCGGGAGGCTTTTCAGTCGAGGTCGGGGGCCAGGAGTTTCCGCTTTCGTACGACGCGTCCGAAGGAGACTGGGTGGCAACCGTCACTGCGGCTGAGCCCGGAAGCGTGCACCTTCTCAGGCAGGGCAGCCCTGTGGCGTCCCTGCCATTCCGGATGATTCCCGGGTGGCTGTCGATTCTGCCGCCGCTGATCGCGATCGGCGTGGCGCTTGTCTCGAAGCGGGTCATTCCGTCGCTGTTTGCCGGTGTGTGGGTGGGGGCTGTTTTTGCGGCCTCGCTCTCGGTCGGAGGGGTGTGGCAGGGGCTGCTGGACACTGTTGATACCTACGTGCTGGAGGCCATGACCGATGCGGACCGCGCATCGATCATCCTGTTCAGTTTGTTGATCGGTGGCATGGTGGGCATCGTCTCCAGAAATGGCGGCATGCAGGGCATTGTGAATCGCATCGTCGGCTGGGCTTCCAATCCCAAGCGCGGTCAGACGGCTACGGCCGGCCTGGGCCTGGCGATCTTTTTCGACGACTATGCCAACACGCTGGTGGTGGGCAACACCATGCGGCCCGTCACCGACCGGCTGCGGATCTCACGGGAGAAACTGGCCTACATCGTGGATTCCACGGCTGCGCCGGTGGCCTGTCTGGCGCTGGTCACCACGTGGATTGGTTACGAAGTGGGTCTGATTGGCGATGTGCTCGCCAGAATCCCTGAGATCCAGGAGTCGCCGTACGGCATGTTCCTTGGCTCCATTCCGTACAGTTTCTATCCGCTGCTGGCCATCTTTTTCGTGTTCGTGGTCGCGCGCGGCGGGCGAGACTTCGGCCCGATGCTGAAAGCGGAGACGCGCGCGCGCACCACCGGACAGGTCCTGGACCCGGATGCGCAGATCGATTCGGAGGCCGTCGAAGGCAAGGATGTGCAGCCGGATCCGGACAAGCCCACGCGCATGATCAACGCGGTGCTGCCGGTGGCGACGCTGGTGTTCGGCGTGCTGATCGGCCTCTACGTGACCGGCTATGAGGAGGGCCGTTCACTGCGCGAGATCATCGGGGAATCCGACTCCTACATCTCATTGCTTTGGGCGAGTCTGCTCAGCGTGCTCGTGGCGGGCGGTCTGTCCATCGGCCAGCGCATTCTGACGTTGGCGCAGACGGTGGAGGCGTGGTACGCAGGGCTCAAGTCCATGCTGTTCGCGATGATGATCCTGATCCTGGCCTGGGCCCTGTCCGAGGTCACCACAGATTTGCACACCGCCGGCTACCTGGTGTCGGTGCTGGGTGACTCGCTGGCTCCGCAGCTTGTGCCGCTGATTGTATTCGTGTTGGCAGCGGCCACGGCATTCGCGACCGGGTCTTCCTGGGGGGCGATGGGCATTCTATTGCCTCTGGTGGTCCCGCTTGCCTGGGCCGTGATGTCCATCAACGGCATGACGGACTCGAGCGACTATCACATCCTGTATTCGACCGTTTCCTGTGTACTGGCAGGGTCCGTATGGGGCGACCACTGCTCGCCCATTTCCGACACGACCATTCTGAGTTCCATGGCTTCCGGCTGTGACCACATCGACCATGTGCGCACGCAGTTGCCGTACGCCGGCGCGGTTGGTGCCGTAGCCATTCTGCTCGGTACCCTGCCAGCCGGCTACGGTATGCCTCCCTGGATTGGTCTCGTGCTTGGGGCCGGTCTGCTGGTTGCCCTCATGCGGTTTGTCGGCAAGCCCGTCCCTGAAATCCCGGCCTGA
- the upp gene encoding uracil phosphoribosyltransferase, with protein sequence MGAPKVTVIDHPIVRRDLTILRRQETTHGTFRATLSNISGHLAYEALRDMPESEVTIETPLEQTVGHTLRGSVIVVPILRAGLGLVDGVLRLIPDARVGHLGMYRNEETREPVSYYERTPRFIERARVLVVDPMLATGGSAVGAIDVLKRRGARDIRFICLVAAPEGVTRLNEAHPDVPIITAALDRQLDGNAYIRPGLGDAGDRIFGTQD encoded by the coding sequence GTGGGTGCGCCCAAGGTCACCGTTATTGATCACCCCATCGTCCGCCGCGATCTCACGATTCTGCGGCGGCAGGAGACCACGCACGGCACCTTTCGCGCGACACTGTCGAATATTTCGGGGCACCTGGCCTACGAGGCGCTCCGCGATATGCCGGAGAGCGAGGTCACCATTGAGACCCCGCTCGAGCAGACAGTGGGGCACACGCTGCGCGGATCCGTGATCGTGGTGCCCATCCTTAGGGCAGGGCTCGGGCTGGTCGATGGGGTGCTCAGGCTGATTCCGGACGCCCGCGTCGGGCATCTGGGCATGTATCGCAATGAGGAGACCCGGGAGCCGGTGAGCTACTACGAGCGCACGCCACGCTTCATTGAGCGGGCCCGCGTACTGGTGGTGGATCCCATGCTGGCCACCGGAGGGTCCGCGGTCGGCGCGATCGACGTGTTGAAGCGACGCGGCGCGCGCGACATCCGGTTCATCTGCCTTGTGGCGGCCCCCGAAGGCGTGACCCGTCTCAACGAGGCGCATCCCGACGTGCCGATCATCACGGCGGCGCTGGATCGTCAGTTGGACGGCAACGCCTACATTCGTCCCGGCCTCGGCGATGCCGGTGATCGCATATTCGGAACCCAGGACTGA
- a CDS encoding sodium:alanine symporter family protein, with protein MEALEHFISIANNFLGPILVIGLLGAGAFLTLRLGFIQLRRLGHGFAVTSGKYDDPDEPGDVSHFQALTTALSATVGIGNIAGVALAIHWGGPGALFWMWMTALLGMATKYSEVTLAQHFRVQMDGNSAMEGSVAGGPMYYIERGIKEVYGWNWKPVAVFFAIMLMMTSFMTGNAIQANTIATQMADNFGIATWITGLVSAGIVGSVIIGGIRRIGAVTGVLAPVMASLYVLGALLILFSSPGEILPAFSRIITEAFNPTAGVAGTGVGVFLFTLQYGVQRGLFSNEAGQGSAPIAHSAAKTDEPVSEGVVALLEPFIDTIVICTMTGLVIVSTGAFEAKIPTTISLTDGNTSYVMIDEFGSNVDMSPPAEITYTDGAVTSAEGIQVAYYDVAVDQLYTDEDQTQLFTGTVFPDRAVAVSDSGQEYEVVFGNAVRNSSPMTQLGFERGLEPLGLGWLGRWLVLVCVFLFAISTAISWSYYGDRCANYLLGKKAIIPYKIVFLGFHFLGAVLAVTTIWDLGDVALSLVTLPNVITLILLSGLLKKITDSYFERKPWVENAEVHKRHVEEKKRRG; from the coding sequence ATGGAAGCCCTAGAACATTTTATTTCGATCGCCAACAACTTCCTCGGGCCGATTCTCGTCATCGGTCTTCTTGGCGCAGGTGCGTTTCTGACCCTCCGTCTGGGTTTCATCCAGTTGCGCAGGCTGGGACACGGCTTTGCCGTGACCTCGGGCAAGTACGACGACCCGGACGAGCCGGGTGATGTCTCCCACTTCCAGGCGCTGACGACGGCGCTGTCGGCTACGGTCGGCATCGGTAACATTGCCGGCGTGGCGTTGGCCATCCACTGGGGCGGCCCCGGAGCCCTGTTCTGGATGTGGATGACTGCCCTTCTGGGTATGGCCACGAAGTATTCGGAAGTGACGCTCGCGCAGCACTTCCGGGTGCAGATGGACGGCAACTCCGCCATGGAAGGCTCTGTGGCCGGCGGTCCGATGTACTACATCGAGCGAGGCATCAAGGAGGTCTACGGCTGGAATTGGAAGCCGGTCGCGGTCTTCTTCGCCATCATGCTCATGATGACGTCGTTCATGACGGGCAACGCGATCCAGGCCAACACCATCGCCACCCAGATGGCCGACAACTTCGGCATCGCCACGTGGATCACCGGCCTCGTAAGCGCCGGCATCGTGGGCTCGGTCATCATCGGCGGTATCCGCCGCATCGGCGCCGTAACAGGCGTGCTCGCTCCGGTCATGGCCAGCCTGTACGTGCTCGGCGCGCTGCTCATTCTGTTCTCGAGCCCTGGCGAGATCCTGCCGGCCTTCAGCCGCATTATCACAGAGGCCTTCAACCCGACGGCAGGCGTGGCCGGCACAGGCGTAGGTGTCTTCCTCTTCACGCTCCAGTACGGCGTGCAGCGCGGTCTCTTCTCGAACGAGGCCGGACAGGGCTCGGCGCCCATCGCCCACTCTGCTGCAAAGACCGATGAGCCGGTTTCCGAGGGTGTTGTGGCACTTCTGGAGCCCTTCATCGACACGATCGTGATCTGCACGATGACCGGTCTGGTCATTGTCTCCACGGGTGCATTCGAGGCCAAGATTCCGACGACGATCAGTCTGACGGACGGCAATACGTCCTACGTCATGATTGACGAATTCGGCTCAAACGTGGATATGTCGCCGCCGGCGGAGATCACGTACACGGACGGCGCCGTGACTTCGGCCGAGGGCATTCAGGTCGCGTACTATGATGTGGCCGTGGACCAGCTCTACACGGACGAAGACCAGACGCAGCTCTTCACGGGAACGGTCTTCCCGGACCGAGCAGTGGCCGTCAGCGACTCGGGTCAGGAGTATGAGGTGGTCTTCGGCAACGCGGTGCGAAACAGTTCGCCGATGACGCAGCTTGGTTTTGAGCGCGGCCTGGAGCCGCTTGGTCTGGGCTGGCTTGGCCGCTGGCTGGTGCTGGTCTGCGTATTCCTGTTCGCTATCTCGACGGCGATCTCGTGGAGCTACTACGGTGACCGGTGTGCCAATTACCTGCTCGGCAAGAAAGCCATCATCCCGTACAAGATTGTCTTCCTCGGCTTCCACTTCCTGGGCGCCGTGCTTGCGGTGACGACCATCTGGGATCTGGGCGATGTGGCGCTGTCCCTTGTGACTCTTCCCAACGTCATCACGCTGATCCTGCTCAGCGGACTGCTGAAGAAGATCACCGACTCGTACTTCGAGCGGAAGCCGTGGGTTGAGAACGCGGAGGTGCACAAGCGCCACGTGGAGGAGAAGAAGCGGCGGGGCTGA
- a CDS encoding ATP-binding cassette domain-containing protein has protein sequence MIELSNVSASYPLPGGECRQVFTGLNLFISRGEMVYLVGPTGSGKTTLMRLLYMDAKPEEGLVRVADFRSDRIKNAEIPFLRRSLGIVFQDFQLLPDRDVYENVAFALYVTGKKGREVRNRVLHVLSWVGLSHKRRRYPHELSGGEQQRVVIARAIVNEPWVILADEPTGNLDPAVADDIQRLFLNLHSQGMTILMATHDYRLVQKYPARTLAVAEGAVTEVDPETLHQ, from the coding sequence TTGATCGAACTCAGCAACGTATCCGCCTCCTACCCGCTCCCGGGCGGTGAGTGCAGGCAGGTGTTCACGGGGCTGAATCTGTTCATCTCGCGCGGGGAGATGGTGTATCTGGTCGGGCCCACTGGGTCCGGCAAGACCACGCTGATGCGTCTCCTGTACATGGACGCAAAGCCGGAGGAAGGGCTGGTGCGCGTTGCGGACTTCCGCAGCGATCGCATCAAGAACGCCGAGATTCCGTTCCTGCGGCGCTCTCTCGGCATTGTCTTCCAGGATTTTCAGCTGCTGCCGGACCGCGACGTGTATGAGAACGTGGCGTTTGCGCTGTATGTGACCGGAAAGAAGGGTCGTGAGGTGCGCAATCGCGTGCTGCACGTGCTGAGCTGGGTGGGTCTGAGCCACAAGCGACGGCGGTACCCGCACGAGTTGTCGGGCGGGGAGCAGCAGCGGGTGGTGATTGCCCGGGCGATTGTGAACGAGCCCTGGGTCATTCTGGCAGACGAGCCTACCGGCAACCTGGACCCCGCCGTCGCGGATGATATCCAGCGGCTGTTTCTGAACCTGCACAGCCAGGGCATGACGATTCTGATGGCCACGCACGACTACCGGTTGGTACAGAAGTACCCGGCGCGCACGCTGGCTGTGGCTGAGGGCGCGGTGACGGAGGTGGATCCGGAGACGCTGCACCAGTAG
- a CDS encoding class I SAM-dependent methyltransferase: MSKSPSPGQEVGAYSILAAGYDVVMEHVDYDLWAAYVHGLITDFHPEAETVLELGCGTGSFALSLRQIEQFRYLATDGSPKMVRVAEAKAEMEGAHDIQWVVADFTNFSVDQAVDVVLLLYDGMNYLLEEEELDKLFGCAFRALGSGGLFVFDQSTPANSINNETLFEDSGEAEGFSYVRHSRYDSESRIHTTVFEINALDQQFREEHRQRAYTVDEVRAAADRAGFEVAASFEDFGRDPVTERTERVHWVLRRP; the protein is encoded by the coding sequence ATGAGCAAGAGCCCATCGCCCGGACAGGAGGTCGGGGCCTACTCCATTCTGGCGGCCGGTTATGACGTGGTCATGGAGCACGTGGACTATGATCTGTGGGCCGCGTACGTGCACGGGCTGATTACGGACTTTCATCCGGAGGCTGAAACCGTGCTGGAGCTGGGGTGCGGCACCGGTTCCTTTGCGCTTTCGCTGCGGCAGATCGAGCAGTTCCGGTACCTGGCCACGGACGGCTCGCCCAAGATGGTGCGTGTGGCCGAGGCCAAGGCGGAGATGGAAGGCGCCCATGACATCCAGTGGGTAGTCGCCGACTTCACCAACTTCTCGGTGGATCAGGCCGTCGATGTGGTCCTTCTGCTCTACGACGGCATGAACTATCTGCTGGAAGAGGAGGAACTCGACAAGCTGTTCGGGTGCGCATTTCGAGCCCTTGGGTCCGGAGGACTCTTTGTGTTTGATCAGTCCACGCCGGCCAACTCCATCAACAACGAGACGCTATTCGAGGACTCCGGGGAGGCCGAAGGCTTCAGCTACGTGCGCCACTCGCGCTACGACTCGGAATCCCGCATTCACACGACCGTCTTCGAGATCAACGCCCTCGACCAGCAGTTCCGGGAGGAGCATAGGCAGCGGGCGTATACGGTCGATGAGGTCCGAGCTGCCGCCGACCGGGCCGGCTTCGAAGTGGCCGCCTCCTTTGAGGACTTTGGCAGGGATCCCGTGACCGAGCGCACCGAGCGGGTTCACTGGGTGCTGCGTCGACCGTAG
- the pdxA gene encoding 4-hydroxythreonine-4-phosphate dehydrogenase PdxA, with protein sequence MGDPNGVGPEVTLKCLADPDLRAQCEPVIVGSRAVLSEHARVLGMSELPADVLEVRGAAPHTVRFGAITSSGGDLSMRAVAEGVRLCRSGTCAALVTAPISKEAIGMAGYSEPGHTEYLSRLCDDADHIMMMVAGTLRVGVVTGHIPLGRVAASITRESVIRRLRRLDSSLKQDFGIAEPRIAVLGLNPHAGDGGVLGREELDVIMPAMEAAQPVASFGPFPADGFFAERRWELFDAVLAMYHDQGLIPFKTLAFDSGVNFTAGLPIVRTSPDHGTAYDIAGTGRARPDSMMNALKVAIEVAAVRREAMA encoded by the coding sequence ATGGGCGACCCCAACGGGGTCGGCCCCGAAGTAACCCTGAAGTGTCTGGCGGATCCGGATCTGCGCGCACAGTGTGAGCCTGTGATCGTCGGCAGCAGGGCGGTTTTGTCGGAGCACGCGCGGGTGCTCGGCATGTCCGAGTTGCCGGCTGACGTGCTGGAGGTGCGCGGTGCGGCGCCGCATACGGTGCGATTTGGCGCCATCACATCCAGCGGCGGGGACCTGTCGATGCGCGCCGTGGCTGAAGGCGTACGACTGTGCCGGTCCGGCACCTGTGCGGCGTTGGTCACGGCCCCGATCTCCAAGGAAGCCATCGGCATGGCCGGCTACAGCGAGCCGGGGCACACCGAGTACCTGTCGCGTCTTTGTGACGACGCCGACCACATCATGATGATGGTGGCGGGCACGCTGCGCGTGGGCGTCGTCACCGGCCATATTCCGCTCGGCCGGGTTGCGGCTTCCATCACACGGGAGTCGGTCATTCGGCGTCTGCGCAGGCTGGATAGCTCGCTGAAGCAGGACTTCGGAATCGCCGAACCCCGCATCGCCGTGCTTGGCCTGAACCCGCACGCGGGCGATGGGGGCGTGCTGGGGCGTGAGGAGCTGGATGTGATCATGCCGGCCATGGAGGCCGCCCAGCCGGTGGCCTCCTTTGGGCCGTTTCCAGCCGACGGGTTCTTTGCCGAGCGTCGGTGGGAGCTGTTCGATGCGGTACTGGCCATGTACCACGACCAGGGCCTGATTCCCTTCAAGACGCTGGCTTTCGACTCCGGGGTCAACTTCACGGCGGGCCTGCCGATCGTGCGGACCTCGCCGGATCATGGCACGGCCTACGACATTGCCGGCACCGGCAGGGCGAGGCCGGACTCGATGATGAACGCGTTGAAAGTGGCCATCGAGGTGGCCGCGGTGCGCCGGGAGGCCATGGCATGA
- a CDS encoding leucyl aminopeptidase, translating to MKVSVTTISISELDVDLLLIPLLQEQADGTLADLATGFGGSVRRAAPDFSGESDASVLLYPETGSARRVALLGLGAGEKLNGEALRKAAAEGARLAAKAKVETVGIALGAWENLEVEYTAQSLVEGFLLGAYRFDRYRTEEEPPAGVSRLVLQTGENDKAVRRGAERGRIISEAVGTARDLVNTSPNDKTPTLLAKAMEKSAKKYNYLASVWDKELIEEEQMGGLLAVNLGSQEPPTFTVLEWMPDNRRNERPVVLVGKGVVFDTGGLSLKPTLNSMDAMKSDMAGAAAVIGAVEAIARMELPLYVIGLIPATDNRPGENAYVPGDVIKMHNGKTVEVLNTDAEGRMILADALSYAKMYNPEVCIDLATLTGAAVIALGHHAAAVMTPEGPDADELLQPLKDAGERSGERVHQLPMFAEYGEQIKSTVADIKNVGGRAAGSITAAKFLEHFTSYPWIHVDIAGPSFLKEAKPYKPVGGTGFGVRLLVEYLRDYSDRKRG from the coding sequence ATGAAAGTATCTGTAACCACCATTTCCATTTCCGAACTGGACGTAGACCTGCTGCTGATCCCTCTGCTGCAGGAACAGGCCGACGGAACGCTGGCCGATCTGGCCACCGGTTTCGGCGGTTCGGTTCGTCGCGCAGCTCCCGATTTTTCCGGTGAGTCCGACGCGTCCGTGCTTCTGTATCCAGAGACCGGATCGGCACGGCGCGTGGCGCTGTTGGGCCTGGGAGCCGGCGAGAAGCTGAACGGCGAGGCGCTGCGCAAGGCAGCTGCCGAAGGTGCACGCCTGGCGGCCAAGGCCAAGGTGGAAACCGTGGGCATCGCCCTGGGCGCTTGGGAGAATCTGGAGGTCGAATACACCGCCCAGTCCCTGGTGGAGGGGTTTCTGCTGGGTGCCTACCGCTTTGACCGCTATCGGACCGAAGAGGAGCCGCCGGCCGGCGTGAGTCGCCTGGTGCTGCAGACGGGCGAAAACGACAAGGCCGTACGCCGCGGCGCCGAGCGGGGTCGCATCATCTCCGAGGCCGTCGGCACGGCCCGCGATCTGGTCAACACGTCGCCCAACGACAAGACGCCGACGCTCCTGGCAAAGGCCATGGAGAAGAGCGCCAAGAAGTACAACTATCTCGCTTCCGTCTGGGACAAGGAGCTCATCGAAGAAGAGCAGATGGGTGGCCTGCTGGCCGTCAACCTGGGCTCCCAGGAACCCCCCACCTTCACGGTGCTGGAGTGGATGCCGGACAACCGCCGCAACGAGCGACCGGTCGTGCTGGTCGGCAAGGGCGTAGTGTTCGATACGGGCGGCCTTTCGCTGAAGCCCACGCTCAACTCCATGGACGCGATGAAGTCGGACATGGCGGGTGCAGCGGCGGTTATCGGTGCTGTGGAGGCCATCGCCCGTATGGAGCTTCCGCTCTATGTAATCGGCCTCATTCCGGCGACGGACAACCGCCCGGGAGAGAACGCTTACGTGCCCGGCGACGTGATCAAGATGCACAACGGCAAGACCGTCGAGGTGCTGAACACCGATGCAGAAGGGCGCATGATTCTGGCGGATGCACTGTCGTACGCCAAGATGTACAACCCCGAGGTCTGCATTGACCTTGCCACGCTCACAGGTGCAGCCGTGATTGCCCTTGGGCACCACGCGGCCGCCGTCATGACGCCCGAAGGGCCCGACGCGGACGAGCTTCTGCAGCCCCTGAAAGATGCGGGTGAGCGCTCCGGGGAGCGGGTGCACCAGTTGCCGATGTTTGCCGAATACGGTGAGCAGATCAAAAGCACGGTGGCCGACATCAAGAACGTGGGGGGGCGGGCTGCCGGCTCGATCACTGCTGCCAAGTTCCTGGAGCACTTCACGTCCTATCCGTGGATCCACGTGGACATCGCCGGGCCGAGCTTCCTGAAAGAGGCCAAGCCCTACAAGCCGGTCGGTGGCACCGGGTTTGGTGTGCGTCTGCTGGTGGAGTACCTGAGAGACTACTCGGACCGCAAGCGCGGCTGA
- a CDS encoding bifunctional oligoribonuclease/PAP phosphatase NrnA, which translates to MLQEVCALIDRSERFVLTTHAKPDGDAIGSVLGFARYLQQKGKSATIITCDPPPFNLEWLHGALDIQVYDGSLRQMQAIADADVIAVMDLNAQNRMGPMGASVRNATATRLLIDHHTDPEGWFDLAYARESASSTGQLVYEIISADDPALIDHATAECLYTAIMTDTGSFRYSNVTPELHRAIAEILEYGRIDPSAIHTAIYDRKSEGSLKLLARLLQGLQIEWNGLVSYTVITNAMLQETGAHIEETEGYVNWGLAVEGVRITMLFTQTERGTKVSFRSRGDDHVHKWAQSLGGGGHPNASGAFVRKPLEETIEMVMAQAPRHLDMSDQDADQGLSDEDQEYLSMLQAGPGRRQA; encoded by the coding sequence ATGCTTCAAGAAGTCTGCGCTCTTATCGATCGGTCGGAACGATTCGTTCTGACCACCCATGCCAAGCCCGACGGCGATGCCATCGGCTCGGTGCTGGGCTTTGCGCGCTATTTGCAGCAAAAAGGGAAGTCGGCAACCATCATTACGTGTGATCCGCCGCCGTTCAATCTGGAATGGTTGCACGGCGCTCTGGACATTCAAGTCTATGACGGCTCGTTGCGTCAGATGCAGGCCATCGCGGACGCAGACGTGATTGCCGTGATGGATCTCAACGCGCAGAATCGCATGGGCCCCATGGGTGCGAGTGTGCGGAACGCGACGGCCACCCGGCTGCTCATCGATCATCACACAGATCCCGAGGGCTGGTTTGATCTGGCGTATGCCCGCGAGAGCGCTTCGAGTACAGGGCAGCTGGTGTATGAGATCATTAGCGCCGATGACCCTGCACTGATTGATCACGCCACCGCCGAGTGCCTGTACACGGCGATCATGACGGATACCGGGAGTTTCCGGTATTCCAACGTCACGCCCGAACTACACCGGGCTATTGCGGAGATTCTGGAATACGGCCGGATTGACCCATCGGCGATCCACACGGCCATCTACGACCGCAAATCCGAAGGCTCGCTGAAACTGCTCGCTCGCCTGCTGCAGGGTCTGCAGATCGAGTGGAACGGGCTCGTCTCCTATACGGTGATCACGAATGCGATGCTGCAGGAGACCGGTGCGCATATCGAAGAGACCGAAGGCTACGTGAATTGGGGGCTGGCGGTAGAGGGCGTGCGCATCACCATGCTCTTCACCCAGACCGAGCGCGGTACGAAGGTCAGTTTTCGTTCGCGCGGAGACGATCACGTGCACAAGTGGGCCCAGTCGCTGGGTGGCGGCGGTCACCCGAATGCTTCGGGGGCGTTCGTTCGAAAGCCACTCGAGGAGACCATAGAGATGGTGATGGCCCAGGCGCCTCGCCACCTCGACATGTCGGACCAGGACGCCGATCAGGGCCTGTCCGACGAGGACCAGGAATATCTATCCATGCTTCAGGCCGGCCCGGGAAGGCGCCAGGCCTAA
- a CDS encoding SDR family oxidoreductase encodes MKDLLPSDLFSGQTVFVTGGGSGINFGICKAFARHGASVAMCGRTQEKLDQACEELQGLGAETFAQTADVRDYDALEAAISAAGQALGRVTHLVAAAAGNFIAPAEMLSANGFKSVVDIDLLGSFNAARASFEQLSDGGGTILFISAGQAYIPYMAQTHAGAAKAGVDNLMQNLALEWGRHGIRSNSIVPGPIEGTEGMARLAPDSETFHKQFKRSIPAGRYGTPDDIGQAAVFLASPLATYITGTRLVVDGGMNLQGSGLFTALMMGQG; translated from the coding sequence ATGAAGGATCTGCTCCCCTCAGACCTGTTTTCCGGCCAGACGGTTTTTGTCACCGGTGGCGGAAGCGGCATCAACTTCGGCATCTGCAAGGCCTTCGCCCGTCACGGCGCGTCGGTGGCCATGTGCGGCCGCACCCAGGAAAAACTGGACCAGGCCTGCGAGGAGTTGCAGGGGCTGGGGGCGGAGACGTTCGCCCAGACCGCGGACGTGCGGGACTACGACGCGCTGGAGGCGGCCATATCGGCGGCCGGGCAGGCCTTGGGAAGGGTGACTCACCTGGTCGCGGCGGCGGCGGGCAACTTCATTGCGCCGGCCGAGATGCTCAGTGCCAACGGGTTCAAGTCTGTCGTTGATATCGATCTGCTGGGTTCGTTCAACGCAGCCCGCGCATCGTTCGAGCAATTGTCCGATGGCGGCGGCACGATCCTGTTCATTAGCGCCGGGCAGGCCTACATCCCGTACATGGCGCAGACGCACGCCGGAGCGGCCAAAGCGGGCGTGGACAACCTGATGCAGAATCTGGCGCTGGAGTGGGGGCGGCACGGGATCCGTTCCAACAGCATCGTCCCGGGACCGATCGAAGGCACCGAGGGCATGGCACGCCTGGCTCCTGACAGCGAGACGTTCCACAAGCAGTTCAAGCGCAGTATTCCGGCCGGCCGATATGGCACGCCGGACGACATCGGGCAGGCTGCGGTCTTCCTCGCGTCGCCGCTCGCGACCTACATCACGGGCACGCGCCTGGTGGTGGACGGTGGCATGAACCTGCAGGGATCGGGCCTTTTCACAGCGCTGATGATGGGGCAGGGCTGA